The following are encoded in a window of Carya illinoinensis cultivar Pawnee chromosome 15, C.illinoinensisPawnee_v1, whole genome shotgun sequence genomic DNA:
- the LOC122297716 gene encoding putative wall-associated receptor kinase-like 16 — MSGCISFCGNSSGLVNGSCSGLGCCHSAIPENTTNYNLNVQSIYTNGSGRTSGQSCGLGFIGETQAYNFSTLDFTNLTKRETVPLVLDWAVGNKTCKDAQKSMTSYLCKAANSSCSEPHGRGYICKCPPGYQGNPYLSDEHKDSCQDIDECKDLDRNPCNATATCTNTIGNYTCICPNGYEGDGRMPPGTGCSRKGQSKIMIIALGVCISLLILLVGSSLVYWVMQRRKLKKLKQKFFKQNGGLILERQLLNHKESVEPAKIFSAKELEKATNNYHKSRVLGQGGFGTVYKGVLPNGRVVTIKKSNVVDQSQIEQFINEMVVLTKIKHKNVVKLLGCCLETKVPLLVYEFITNGTLFEHIHDKNLSSLLSWEKRLKVALETAEALSYIHFETSMSIIHRDVKTTNILLDENYTAKISDFGASRLVPLDHTRLTTVVQGTLGYLDPEYFHTSQLTGKSDVYSFGVVIAELLTGEKALSMDRPESERNLAMYFVTAIKEDRLLQIIDDRILKEGNTEEIKEVANIAKKCLKVRGEDRPSMKQVTKELEGLRLSEKHSLKKVDPNTQQTEQLPNAPTHSLGIDVDIGTSSINTVVADDNMRNQVVKPTDNDAR; from the exons ATGTCTGGGTGCATATCATTCTGTGGCAACAGTTCCGGTTTGGTTAACGGCTCTTGCTCTGGCCTTGGCTGTTGCCACTCTGCAATCCCAGAAAACACAACGAATTATAATTTGAACGTTCAGAGCATTTACACTAATGGATCCGGCAGAACCTCGGGGCAATCATGTGGTTTAGGTTTTATAGGGGAAACACAGGCATACAACTTTTCCACCTTagattttacaaatttaacgaAAAGGGAGACTGTACCCCTGGTGCTTGATTGGGCAGTTGGAAATAAGACGTGCAAAGATGCTCAGAAAAGTATGACAAGCTATTTATGCAAAGCAGCAAATAGTAGTTGTTCGGAACCCCATGGTCGTGGGTATATTTGCAAGTGTCCCCCAGGTTATCAAGGGAACCCATACCTTTCTGATGAACACAAGGATAGTTGCCAag ATATTGATGAGTGCAAAGATCTTGATCGGAATCCCTGCAATGCTACTGCAACATGTACCAACACTATCGGGAACTACACATGTATATGTCCCAATGGATATGAAGGCGATGGGAGGATGCCGCCTGGAACAGGTTGTAGTCGAAAAGGCCAATCCAAGATCATGATTATTGCCCTGG GTGTCTGCATAAGCCTTTTAATCCTGCTCGTGGGAAGTTCGTTGGTATATTGGGTAATGCAAAGAAGAAAGCtcaaaaaattgaaacagaAGTTCTTCAAACAAAATGGTGGCTTAATCTTAGAACGGCAACTTCTGAATCACAAAGAATCTGTTGAGCCAGCTAAAATCTTCAGCGCAAAAGAGCTTGAAAAGGCCACTAACAACTATCATAAAAGTAGAGTCCTTGGCCAAGGAGGCTTTGGAACTGTTTATAAAGGAGTTTTACCAAATGGTAGAGTGGTCACCATTAAGAAGTCCAATGTTGTTGATCAGAGCCAAATTGAGCAGTTTATAAATGAGATGGTTGTGCTTACTAAAATTAAGCACAAGAATGTGGTGAAGTTATTAGGATGTTGTCTTGAGACCAAAGTACCCTTACTAGTATATGAATTCATCACAAACGGGACACTTTTTGAGCATATTCATGATAAAAACCTGTCATCCTTGCTCTCATGGGAGAAACGTCTAAAGGTAGCATTAGAAACTGCAGAGGCCTTATCATACATCCATTTCGAGACTTCTATGTCTATTATACATAGAGATgtgaaaactacaaatatacTTCTAGATGAAAACTATACAGCAAAAATATCTGACTTTGGAGCTTCAAGATTAGTGCCTCTTGACCACACAAGATTAACAACCGTGGTGCAGGGAACTTTGGGATACTTGGACCCAGAATACTTCCATACTAGCCAACTAACTGGAAAGAGTGATGTGTATAGCTTTGGTGTTGTTATTGCAGAGCTACTAACAGGTGAAAAAGCACTTTCCATGGATAGGCCCGAAAGTGAAAGAAATCTAGCAATGTATTTTGTTACTGCAATAAAAGAGGATCGCCTCCTTCAGATTATTGATGATCGCATTCTCAAAGAAGGTAATACTGAGGAAATAAAGGAAGTTGCTAATATAGCAAAAAAGTGTTTAAAGGTAAGAGGGGAGGATAGACCTAGTATGAAGCAAGTTACAAAGGAGTTGGAGGGATTAAGACTTTCAGAAAAacactcgttgaaaaaggttgaTCCCAACACACAACAGACTGAACAATTGCCTAATGCACCTACACATTCTTTGGGAATTGATGTTGACATCGGCACCTCTTCCATCAATACCGTTGTTGCGGATGACAACATGAGAAATCAAGTAGTTAAACCAACAGATAATGATGCTAGATAA